The following are encoded together in the Variovorax sp. PBS-H4 genome:
- a CDS encoding M20/M25/M40 family metallo-hydrolase: protein MGTASANRLPTEKGDAALAAVFSFIEAKADVFVSDLIAYASHPSISAQGIGIDHAARLLMVKFLAMGLEAEIWPTQGNPVVLGRWTQKAGAPTVLFYGHYDVQPPEPLEAWLSPPFEPTIRDERIYARGIGDNKGQHYAQILAIESHLQVHGQLPCNVIFMLDGEEEVGSPSLPEFVRTYKDRLNADLVVIADGSMHPSGAPVVQMGVRGLLNFELHARGARQDVHSGNFGGVVPNPAWTLVQLLATMKNPSGEITIDGLYDTVDLPTPAELEAVEALPMDVPLLCEQLGIAGLDGPRGRGYFERLMFHPTITINGLHSGYGGPGMKTIIPREASVKCDMRLVASQTADHVFDLVVQHVARHAPGVQVMRLNSMEPSKTPVASPFTARVLRSVESGQGRRPLLYPVVGASLPNYVFTETLGLPAFLVPYANADQSNHAPNENLRIDCFLNGVRTGAALLSFLAET from the coding sequence ATGGGCACAGCAAGTGCAAATAGGCTACCGACCGAGAAGGGTGATGCCGCGCTCGCGGCCGTGTTTTCCTTCATCGAAGCGAAGGCAGACGTCTTTGTCTCGGACCTCATCGCCTACGCGTCGCACCCGAGCATCAGCGCGCAGGGCATCGGCATCGACCACGCGGCCAGGCTTCTGATGGTCAAGTTCCTGGCGATGGGGCTCGAAGCAGAGATCTGGCCCACCCAGGGAAACCCCGTCGTGCTGGGGCGATGGACCCAAAAGGCCGGGGCTCCCACCGTGCTCTTCTACGGCCACTACGACGTGCAGCCCCCTGAACCCCTGGAGGCCTGGCTCTCCCCGCCGTTCGAGCCGACCATCCGCGACGAGCGCATCTATGCTCGCGGCATCGGGGACAACAAGGGCCAGCACTACGCGCAGATCCTTGCCATCGAATCGCATCTGCAGGTGCATGGGCAACTTCCCTGCAACGTCATCTTCATGCTGGACGGCGAGGAGGAGGTGGGCAGTCCCAGCCTTCCCGAGTTCGTTCGGACTTACAAGGATCGCCTGAACGCGGATCTGGTGGTGATTGCGGACGGATCCATGCATCCGTCGGGAGCGCCCGTCGTGCAGATGGGGGTTCGAGGGCTTCTGAACTTCGAACTCCATGCGCGAGGCGCGAGGCAGGATGTGCATTCCGGAAACTTCGGCGGGGTCGTGCCGAATCCGGCGTGGACACTCGTCCAGCTGCTGGCGACGATGAAAAACCCTTCGGGCGAGATCACCATCGATGGCCTGTACGACACGGTGGATCTGCCCACGCCGGCGGAACTCGAGGCCGTCGAGGCACTGCCGATGGATGTCCCGCTGTTGTGCGAGCAGTTGGGAATAGCCGGGCTCGATGGTCCCCGAGGCCGCGGCTACTTCGAGCGCCTGATGTTCCACCCCACGATCACGATCAACGGTTTGCACAGCGGCTACGGCGGGCCAGGCATGAAGACCATCATCCCCCGCGAGGCCAGCGTCAAATGCGACATGCGGCTGGTGGCATCGCAGACAGCCGATCATGTGTTCGACCTGGTCGTGCAACACGTTGCACGTCATGCGCCGGGCGTCCAGGTCATGCGCTTGAACAGCATGGAGCCGTCGAAGACGCCGGTGGCCTCGCCATTCACGGCCAGAGTGCTCAGATCAGTCGAAAGCGGCCAGGGCCGGCGTCCGCTGCTGTACCCGGTGGTGGGTGCCAGCTTGCCGAACTACGTGTTCACGGAAACGCTGGGACTGCCTGCCTTCCTCGTTCCTTACGCAAACGCAGACCAGTCCAACCATGCACCCAATGAGAACCTGCGCATCGACTGCTTCCTGAACGGCGTCAGGACAGGCGCGGCGCTGCTTTCCTTCCTGGCCGAGACGTAG
- a CDS encoding alpha/beta hydrolase: MTDLGGDLTALAEQVERSIAWVSRHASTFGGDARRIHLSGHSSGAHLLGVALTRDWKARNCVDPRTLRSALLLSGIYDLEPVSLSERSRHVQLGDPDVVSDLSPVRNARTFACPVVVGYGSLDMPEYQHQSKAFVDELKSSGKQAALLKADFYNHFEQLETLGNPLGTFGRVALGQIASHHS, from the coding sequence GTGACAGATCTCGGGGGCGATCTCACAGCGCTGGCTGAGCAGGTCGAACGAAGCATCGCCTGGGTCTCGCGCCATGCATCGACTTTCGGGGGCGACGCAAGACGCATCCACCTCTCGGGTCATTCTTCCGGGGCACATCTCTTGGGCGTGGCACTCACCCGCGACTGGAAGGCTCGCAACTGCGTTGATCCTCGAACCCTGCGGTCCGCGTTGTTGCTGAGCGGCATCTACGATCTGGAGCCCGTCAGCTTGTCGGAGCGCAGCCGCCATGTTCAGCTTGGCGATCCCGACGTTGTTTCGGATCTGAGTCCTGTGCGCAATGCAAGGACCTTCGCTTGCCCGGTGGTGGTTGGCTACGGATCTCTCGATATGCCGGAATACCAGCACCAATCGAAGGCATTTGTCGATGAACTGAAATCAAGCGGCAAGCAGGCTGCCTTGCTGAAAGCAGACTTCTACAACCACTTCGAACAACTCGAAACCTTGGGCAATCCGCTTGGAACTTTTGGCCGTGTCGCGCTGGGCCAGATAGCGTCACATCATTCTTGA
- a CDS encoding C4-dicarboxylate transporter DctA: MPRFAKSLFGQVVIALVLGVAAGLFFPDFAVKLKPLGDGFIKLIKMIIPVLVFCVVVHGIAGAGDLKRVGRVGVKALIYFEVLTTIALALGLVLAFVFKPGVGMNVDPRALDPAAMSAYASNADKLTSGGTVEFLMKLIPTTIVNAFATGDVLQVLLFAVLFGCALALLGDLGKPVAAVVDSLSLVLFKIMGIIIKLAPLGVLGAIAFTVGKYGVGSLKQLGMLVVLFYASVFIFVFVVLGFVMRLSGFSLIKLLRYLREELTIVFATTSSDSVLPQIMAKLRHMGIRDSTVGLVIPTGYSFNLDAFSIYITLAAVFIAQATNTPISMSDLLAILAIALVTSKGAHGVPGSAIVVLAATLHAIPAIPAIGLVLVLSVDWFMGIARALGNLIGNCVATVAIAAWEGDIDRERARAVLDGTHSPEDEPLAEPDSPVAAAHAIQAVHPAH, encoded by the coding sequence ATGCCCCGCTTCGCCAAATCACTCTTCGGTCAGGTGGTCATCGCGCTGGTGCTCGGCGTGGCGGCAGGCCTGTTCTTTCCCGACTTCGCCGTCAAGCTCAAGCCGCTGGGCGACGGCTTCATCAAGCTGATCAAGATGATCATCCCGGTGCTGGTCTTCTGCGTGGTGGTGCACGGCATCGCCGGCGCAGGCGACCTCAAGCGCGTGGGCCGCGTCGGCGTCAAGGCGCTGATCTACTTCGAGGTGCTGACCACCATCGCGCTTGCGCTGGGGCTGGTGCTGGCCTTCGTGTTCAAGCCCGGCGTGGGCATGAACGTGGACCCGCGCGCGCTCGACCCGGCGGCGATGAGTGCCTATGCGTCGAACGCCGACAAACTCACCAGCGGCGGCACGGTCGAGTTCCTGATGAAGCTGATCCCGACCACGATCGTCAACGCATTCGCCACCGGCGACGTACTACAGGTGCTTCTTTTCGCAGTGCTGTTCGGCTGCGCACTGGCACTGCTCGGTGACCTCGGCAAGCCGGTGGCCGCGGTGGTGGATTCGCTGTCGCTGGTGCTCTTCAAGATCATGGGCATCATCATCAAGCTGGCGCCTCTGGGCGTGCTGGGCGCCATCGCCTTCACGGTCGGCAAGTACGGCGTCGGCTCGCTCAAGCAGCTGGGCATGCTGGTGGTGCTGTTCTATGCCTCGGTGTTCATCTTCGTGTTCGTCGTGCTGGGCTTCGTGATGAGGTTGTCGGGCTTCAGCCTGATCAAGCTGCTGCGCTACCTGCGCGAGGAGCTCACCATCGTCTTCGCCACCACCTCGTCGGACAGCGTGCTGCCGCAGATCATGGCCAAGCTGCGCCACATGGGCATTCGCGACTCGACAGTGGGCCTGGTGATCCCCACCGGCTACTCCTTCAACCTCGACGCCTTCTCGATCTACATCACGCTGGCGGCCGTGTTCATCGCGCAAGCGACCAATACGCCGATCTCGATGTCGGACCTGCTGGCCATCCTTGCGATTGCACTGGTCACGTCGAAGGGCGCGCACGGCGTGCCGGGCTCGGCCATCGTGGTGCTGGCCGCGACGCTCCATGCCATTCCCGCGATTCCCGCGATCGGGCTGGTGCTGGTGCTGTCGGTGGACTGGTTCATGGGCATCGCCCGCGCATTGGGCAACCTGATCGGCAATTGCGTGGCCACCGTCGCGATCGCGGCCTGGGAAGGCGACATCGACCGGGAGCGTGCCCGCGCCGTGCTGGACGGCACCCACTCGCCCGAGGACGAGCCGCTGGCCGAGCCGGATTCTCCGGTTGCCGCCGCACACGCGATCCAGGCCGTTCATCCCGCACACTAG
- a CDS encoding zinc-dependent alcohol dehydrogenase family protein, translating into MRGLRIRAPGGLDRLEVVTLPDPGPPGAGEIRVRLHASSLNYHDYRVVTGAAEPADGRIPMSDGAGVVEAVGAGVPEFKVGDAVVSVFFPQWRDGPPQVGDFSHTPGDGVDGYAREVVVRPALCFTRAPAGYSHAEAATLTTAGLTAWRALVVNGALKAGDAVLVLGTGGVSIFALQIARAVGATVIATSSSDAKLERLRALGAAHTVNYRTEPAWGRAVAEWTGGRGVDHVIEVGGAGTLVQSITAAGIGAHISLIGALTGRSGDIPAATMIVKQTRLQGIVVGSRADQENMIRALEVTGIRPVIDRSFPLEQLVQAFQYQEAGRHFGKIVLEF; encoded by the coding sequence ATGAGGGGCTTGCGCATCCGAGCCCCGGGGGGATTGGACAGGCTGGAGGTGGTGACGCTTCCGGATCCCGGTCCACCCGGCGCCGGCGAGATCCGCGTGCGCTTGCATGCGAGTTCGCTCAACTACCACGACTACCGCGTCGTCACCGGGGCCGCGGAGCCAGCGGACGGCCGCATTCCCATGTCTGACGGCGCGGGCGTGGTCGAAGCGGTGGGAGCCGGTGTCCCGGAGTTCAAGGTGGGCGACGCCGTGGTGTCGGTGTTCTTTCCCCAGTGGCGGGACGGTCCCCCGCAGGTGGGCGACTTTTCGCATACGCCCGGCGACGGCGTCGACGGTTACGCGCGCGAGGTCGTCGTGCGGCCGGCCCTGTGCTTCACGCGCGCGCCGGCGGGCTACAGCCACGCCGAGGCCGCGACGCTGACTACGGCTGGGCTGACTGCCTGGCGAGCGCTGGTCGTCAACGGCGCCCTGAAGGCCGGCGATGCCGTGCTGGTGCTCGGCACAGGAGGCGTGTCCATCTTCGCTTTGCAGATCGCGCGGGCGGTGGGCGCCACGGTGATCGCGACCTCGTCCTCCGATGCGAAGCTGGAGCGCCTGCGCGCGTTGGGCGCTGCGCACACCGTCAACTACAGGACCGAGCCCGCGTGGGGACGTGCGGTGGCCGAGTGGACCGGCGGCCGCGGCGTCGATCACGTGATCGAAGTGGGCGGCGCGGGCACGCTCGTGCAATCGATCACCGCGGCCGGGATCGGCGCACATATCTCGCTGATCGGCGCCCTCACCGGACGGTCGGGCGACATCCCGGCCGCGACGATGATCGTCAAGCAGACTCGCCTGCAGGGAATCGTGGTCGGCAGCCGGGCGGATCAGGAGAACATGATCCGGGCCCTGGAAGTCACCGGCATCAGGCCGGTCATCGACCGGAGCTTCCCGCTGGAGCAGCTCGTGCAGGCCTTTCAGTACCAGGAGGCGGGCCGTCACTTCGGCAAGATCGTCCTGGAGTTCTAG
- a CDS encoding polysaccharide deacetylase family protein → MTVDRNAVQPWQWPEEEWRRLVQRVRAGRRLRPGKWKNGAQVAVALSFDSDHETNELRDGGRSINRLAWGQYGHRIGIPRILALLEKHAVPASFYVPAVTALLYPDEQRRIVEAGHEIGIHGWIHELNSVLALDDERDLMMRSLDTLEKVTGKRPTGMRSPSADFSENTLQLLCDLGISYDSSMAADDDCYELELFGKPTGVVELPFDWVRDDAVYFLMHRFQGLRPYTAPSEVFDIFKRELDGAYQEGGLFELTMHPHVITNRSRIWIVEELITYAKSLPGGVWFARHDEVAAYALQHGVESE, encoded by the coding sequence ATGACAGTCGACCGGAATGCGGTACAGCCGTGGCAGTGGCCTGAAGAGGAGTGGCGTCGCCTGGTGCAGCGCGTGCGAGCCGGCCGCCGTCTCCGTCCGGGAAAATGGAAGAACGGCGCGCAGGTCGCGGTCGCCCTGTCATTCGATTCGGATCACGAAACCAACGAGTTGCGTGACGGAGGGCGCTCCATCAACCGCCTGGCATGGGGCCAGTACGGCCATCGCATCGGCATTCCGCGCATCCTGGCCCTGCTGGAAAAGCACGCCGTGCCCGCCAGTTTCTATGTGCCCGCCGTCACCGCGCTCTTGTATCCCGACGAGCAGCGCCGCATCGTGGAGGCCGGGCACGAGATCGGCATCCACGGCTGGATTCACGAACTGAACTCGGTGCTGGCACTCGACGACGAACGCGACCTCATGATGCGCTCGCTCGATACCCTTGAAAAAGTGACCGGAAAGCGCCCGACGGGCATGCGCTCGCCCTCGGCGGACTTTTCGGAGAACACGCTGCAGCTGCTGTGCGATTTGGGCATCTCCTATGATTCCTCGATGGCGGCTGACGACGACTGCTATGAGCTCGAGTTGTTCGGCAAGCCCACTGGCGTGGTCGAGCTTCCCTTCGACTGGGTGCGGGACGACGCGGTCTACTTCCTGATGCATCGCTTTCAGGGGCTGCGCCCCTACACCGCGCCATCGGAAGTCTTCGATATCTTCAAGCGCGAACTCGACGGCGCCTATCAGGAGGGTGGGCTGTTCGAACTCACCATGCATCCGCACGTCATCACCAACCGCTCGAGAATCTGGATCGTCGAGGAGCTGATCACCTACGCCAAGAGCCTCCCGGGTGGCGTGTGGTTTGCGCGGCACGACGAAGTGGCCGCGTACGCCTTGCAGCACGGCGTCGAGTCCGAATAG
- a CDS encoding AI-2E family transporter: protein MNSPDLQRTVFLLLLAAVTAAFLWILLPFFGAVLWAVALAILFTPLYKRLLKRMPGRHNLAALTTLAICLVIVIIPLAMVTVSLVQEASLVTQRIRTGEINFGRYFQQILGALPQWVLNLLDRFGLGNVESMLSRIAQGAAQTGQLVATQALNIGQNTFDFLVSFALMLYLLYFLLRDGTALSKTVRQALPMARPHTHFLLNKFTTVIRATVKGNVAVAAVQGALGGLAFWVLGVQGALLWAVLMAFLSLLPAVGAALIWLPVAIYFLTTGHIWEGVALIVFGVVVIGLVDNVLRPILVGKDTQMPDYIVLMSTVGGMALFGVNGFVIGPVVAALFMAAWDLFASSNEEAEGPR from the coding sequence ATGAATTCACCTGATCTGCAGCGAACGGTCTTCCTCCTGCTGCTGGCGGCCGTGACGGCCGCCTTCCTCTGGATCCTGCTGCCCTTTTTCGGCGCGGTGCTCTGGGCCGTGGCGCTGGCGATCTTGTTCACGCCGCTCTACAAGCGGCTGCTCAAGCGCATGCCGGGGCGCCACAACCTGGCGGCGCTGACCACGCTGGCGATCTGCCTCGTGATCGTGATCATCCCGCTGGCCATGGTGACAGTCTCTCTGGTGCAGGAGGCCTCGCTGGTGACGCAGCGCATCCGCACCGGCGAGATCAACTTCGGGCGCTACTTCCAGCAGATCCTCGGCGCCTTGCCGCAGTGGGTGCTCAACCTGCTGGACCGCTTCGGGCTGGGCAACGTGGAATCGATGCTCTCGCGCATCGCCCAGGGTGCCGCCCAGACCGGCCAGCTCGTCGCCACGCAGGCACTCAACATCGGGCAGAACACCTTCGATTTCCTGGTGAGCTTCGCGCTGATGCTTTACTTGCTGTACTTCCTGCTGCGCGACGGCACCGCGCTGTCGAAGACCGTGCGCCAGGCATTGCCGATGGCGCGGCCGCACACCCACTTCCTGCTCAACAAGTTCACCACGGTGATCCGCGCCACGGTCAAGGGCAACGTAGCGGTGGCGGCCGTGCAGGGCGCGCTGGGCGGCCTCGCCTTCTGGGTGCTGGGCGTGCAGGGCGCGCTGCTCTGGGCGGTGCTGATGGCCTTTCTCTCGCTGCTGCCCGCGGTGGGCGCGGCGCTGATCTGGCTGCCGGTGGCGATCTATTTCCTCACGACCGGCCACATCTGGGAAGGCGTGGCGCTGATCGTCTTCGGCGTGGTGGTGATCGGCCTGGTCGACAACGTGCTGCGCCCCATCCTGGTGGGCAAGGACACGCAGATGCCTGACTACATCGTGCTGATGTCGACGGTGGGCGGCATGGCGCTGTTCGGGGTGAACGGCTTCGTGATCGGTCCGGTGGTCGCGGCGCTCTTCATGGCGGCGTGGGACCTGTTCGCCTCGTCCAACGAGGAGGCTGAAGGGCCGCGCTAG
- a CDS encoding ABC transporter permease codes for MSAVMTSGAAPAAGTWRTKARRPGRSAVWLIAPALVLIGVFLVLPYVNIIGMSLRPTAVGAPYGAGFTLANYANALGDGYILGVLADTMLLGFTTVPICLLLGYPVAYHLARTRSRWGSLLYVLVLSPLLVGVVVRSFGWLILLSGNGVVNRALIDMGLLQTGLQLMNNRLGVTIALVHVFLPFMILPLVGVIQSIDPSLEQAARSLGASRLKVFWRLILPMSWPGIQAGTILVFVLTLSAYVTPVMLGGAQVKTMSVLVVQNLIDNFQWPAGAAQALVLSACGMLAVGIYARLSGRFMKGLQ; via the coding sequence ATGAGCGCCGTGATGACCTCCGGCGCCGCGCCCGCAGCGGGCACGTGGCGCACCAAGGCGCGGCGACCGGGGCGCAGCGCGGTCTGGCTCATTGCGCCGGCGCTGGTGCTGATCGGCGTGTTCCTCGTGCTGCCGTATGTCAACATCATCGGCATGAGCCTGCGCCCCACGGCCGTGGGCGCGCCCTACGGCGCGGGCTTCACGCTCGCCAACTACGCCAACGCATTGGGCGACGGCTACATCCTTGGCGTGCTCGCCGACACGATGCTGCTCGGTTTCACCACCGTGCCCATCTGCCTGCTGCTGGGCTACCCCGTCGCCTACCATCTCGCGCGCACGCGCTCGCGCTGGGGCAGCCTGCTCTATGTGCTGGTGCTGTCGCCGCTGCTGGTGGGCGTCGTGGTGCGCAGCTTCGGCTGGCTGATCCTGCTGTCGGGCAACGGCGTGGTCAACCGCGCGCTCATCGACATGGGGCTGCTGCAGACCGGTTTGCAGCTCATGAACAACCGTTTGGGCGTGACCATCGCGCTCGTGCATGTGTTCCTGCCCTTCATGATCCTGCCGCTGGTCGGCGTGATCCAGAGCATCGACCCGTCGCTGGAGCAGGCCGCGCGCTCGCTCGGCGCGTCGCGGCTCAAGGTGTTCTGGCGGCTGATCCTGCCGATGTCTTGGCCCGGCATCCAGGCCGGCACCATCCTCGTGTTCGTGCTCACGCTGAGCGCCTACGTCACGCCCGTGATGCTGGGCGGCGCGCAGGTCAAGACCATGTCGGTATTGGTGGTGCAGAACCTCATCGACAACTTCCAGTGGCCGGCCGGCGCAGCGCAGGCGCTGGTGCTGTCGGCCTGCGGCATGCTGGCCGTGGGCATCTATGCGCGGCTCTCGGGCCGCTTCATGAAAGGCCTGCAATGA
- a CDS encoding ABC transporter permease — protein MSKNKRKAVGTRVADGLGLAYVGAVYVFLVLPIAVIVMMSLNAGEFLTFPPQGISLRWFGALFANEAFMRAIGTSLKVAAIATVCSTLIGVAGALYVVRHATRLREWLRMMLMLPLMLPEILTAIALLFFLYASGIGTRTMFGLLVGHVLVTLPYVFTNVASSLYNQDASLEQAARSLGASPWRAFVRVTLPLIKPGIITGALFAFVISFDLFNMSLLLKGIGMTTLPLQLFDYLRWDFDPTAAAVSTLSIVLTLIAVVWVDRTVGLRTLRFG, from the coding sequence ATGAGCAAGAACAAGCGCAAGGCCGTGGGCACGCGCGTGGCCGACGGGCTGGGGCTGGCCTATGTCGGCGCGGTCTATGTGTTCCTGGTGCTGCCCATCGCTGTCATCGTGATGATGTCGCTCAACGCGGGCGAGTTCCTGACCTTTCCGCCGCAGGGGATCTCGCTGCGCTGGTTCGGTGCGCTGTTCGCCAACGAGGCCTTCATGCGGGCCATCGGCACCTCGCTGAAGGTGGCGGCCATCGCGACGGTGTGCTCGACCCTCATCGGCGTGGCCGGTGCGCTCTACGTGGTGCGCCATGCCACGCGGCTGCGCGAATGGCTGCGCATGATGTTGATGCTGCCGCTCATGCTGCCCGAGATCCTCACGGCCATTGCGCTGCTGTTCTTCCTGTATGCGAGCGGCATCGGCACGCGCACGATGTTCGGCCTGCTCGTGGGCCATGTGCTGGTGACGCTGCCCTATGTGTTCACCAACGTGGCGTCGTCGCTCTACAACCAGGACGCCTCGCTGGAGCAGGCCGCGCGCAGCCTCGGCGCGTCGCCGTGGCGCGCCTTCGTGCGCGTGACGCTGCCGCTTATCAAGCCGGGCATCATCACGGGTGCGCTGTTCGCCTTCGTCATTTCGTTCGACCTGTTCAACATGTCGCTGCTGCTCAAGGGCATCGGCATGACGACGCTGCCGCTGCAGCTGTTCGACTACCTGCGCTGGGATTTCGACCCGACGGCCGCTGCGGTGTCGACGCTGAGCATCGTGCTGACGCTGATAGCCGTGGTGTGGGTAGACCGCACCGTGGGCTTGCGCACGTTGCGCTTCGGTTGA
- a CDS encoding ABC transporter ATP-binding protein produces the protein MSTPGTTAPRTTRVQLDGLRKRFDNAPAPAIAHLDLQTEEGEFISLLGPSGCGKTTTLRCVAGFEFPDEGRVRLNDEDITDLPPEKRDIGMVFQNYALFPHLTVWRNLAFGLEMRGTAKAECKRRIDDVLAMVQLTNMAERYPRQLSGGQQQRVALARALVIEPRLLLLDEPLANLDAVLREDMRVFIRELQKRVGITTLYVTHDQAEAMVMSDRVAVMLGGKLLQFDVPEAIYMRPRSVEVARFIGRSNLIAGHVEGMTDAAGAYPTYRVSTALGSVPASHDQPLVTGQPVHVTIRPEAVRFMNDGPYGGLVRSAYFLGSTVEHTVECAGGQSLLVQTSPGQRFEAGANAAFAFDPGHAWIVASTP, from the coding sequence GTGAGCACCCCGGGCACCACCGCACCGCGCACCACGCGCGTGCAGCTCGACGGTCTGCGCAAGCGCTTCGACAACGCGCCGGCCCCGGCCATCGCGCACCTCGACCTGCAGACGGAGGAGGGCGAATTCATCTCGCTGCTGGGCCCGAGCGGCTGCGGCAAGACCACCACCCTGCGCTGCGTGGCGGGTTTCGAGTTTCCGGACGAAGGCCGCGTGCGCCTGAACGACGAAGACATCACCGACCTGCCGCCCGAGAAGCGCGACATCGGCATGGTCTTCCAGAACTACGCGCTGTTTCCGCATCTGACGGTGTGGCGCAACCTGGCCTTCGGCCTGGAGATGCGCGGCACGGCCAAGGCCGAGTGCAAGCGCCGCATCGATGACGTGCTGGCGATGGTGCAGCTCACGAACATGGCCGAACGCTACCCGCGCCAGCTCTCGGGAGGGCAGCAGCAGCGCGTGGCGTTGGCGCGCGCGCTGGTCATCGAGCCGCGCCTGTTGTTGCTCGACGAGCCGCTGGCCAACCTCGATGCGGTGCTGCGCGAAGACATGCGCGTGTTCATCCGCGAACTGCAAAAGCGCGTGGGCATCACCACGCTCTACGTGACGCACGACCAGGCGGAAGCGATGGTCATGTCGGACCGCGTGGCCGTGATGCTCGGCGGCAAGCTGCTGCAGTTCGACGTGCCCGAGGCCATCTACATGCGCCCGCGCAGCGTGGAGGTGGCGCGCTTCATCGGCCGCTCCAACCTCATCGCAGGCCATGTCGAGGGCATGACCGACGCGGCGGGCGCCTATCCCACCTACCGCGTGAGCACCGCGCTCGGCAGCGTGCCGGCGTCGCACGACCAGCCCTTGGTCACGGGCCAACCCGTGCACGTCACGATCCGCCCCGAGGCGGTTCGCTTCATGAACGACGGTCCTTACGGCGGCCTGGTGCGCTCGGCCTACTTCCTCGGCAGCACGGTCGAGCACACGGTGGAGTGCGCGGGCGGGCAGAGCCTGCTGGTGCAGACCTCGCCGGGGCAGCGCTTCGAGGCCGGCGCCAACGCGGCTTTCGCTTTCGATCCGGGGCACGCCTGGATCGTCGCATCCACGCCATGA
- a CDS encoding GntR family transcriptional regulator, which translates to MTDVTPTTIAARVVEAILAQKLAPGERLGEQQLAENFGVSRTMVREALMQLQARGFVEVQSRRGWYVVEPSAEEARDAFAARRIIEAGILAESGRPLSKVIRKLREHIADEKRAIAGADAATRAFLLADFHVCLADQMGHRLLCDVLRDLTARTTLAATLFQSTHEAGQSCAEHAAIVAALEAGDMKRARQLMLDHIGNVEEALEAEVAASPAADERLRATLAPVALPRASR; encoded by the coding sequence ATGACCGACGTCACGCCCACCACCATTGCCGCACGCGTGGTCGAGGCCATCCTCGCCCAGAAGCTCGCGCCCGGCGAACGCCTCGGCGAGCAGCAGCTGGCGGAAAACTTCGGCGTCAGCCGCACCATGGTGCGCGAGGCGTTGATGCAGCTGCAGGCGCGAGGCTTCGTGGAGGTGCAGTCGCGCCGCGGCTGGTACGTGGTGGAGCCCTCGGCCGAGGAAGCACGCGATGCCTTCGCCGCGCGACGCATCATCGAAGCGGGCATCCTGGCCGAGTCGGGCCGGCCGCTGTCGAAGGTGATCCGCAAGCTGCGCGAGCACATCGCCGACGAGAAGCGCGCCATCGCCGGGGCCGACGCCGCCACCCGCGCCTTCCTGCTGGCCGACTTCCATGTCTGCCTGGCCGATCAGATGGGGCACCGGCTGCTGTGCGACGTGCTGCGCGACCTGACGGCGCGCACCACGCTGGCGGCCACGCTCTTCCAGTCCACGCACGAGGCCGGTCAGTCCTGCGCCGAGCATGCCGCCATCGTCGCCGCGCTGGAGGCCGGCGACATGAAGCGCGCGCGCCAGCTGATGCTGGACCACATCGGCAACGTCGAAGAGGCGCTGGAGGCGGAGGTTGCCGCCAGCCCCGCTGCGGACGAGCGCCTGCGCGCCACGCTGGCACCGGTGGCACTGCCGCGCGCCTCACGCTGA